In Arcanobacterium canis, the sequence ACCCGAGGAACCTGCAACATCTGAGAAGGTGCCTGTCGATTCCGAGATGCGTGGAATGTGGGGCCTGCGTCCACTCGAGACTGTTGAGAAGGCTGCAGCGCAGCTGGACTTCCTTGCGAAGACACTCGAAGAGCACGGAGTCAAGGTTGACCGCCCGACTCCTCTCCAGTGGAATCAGCACATCAAGACCCCAGATTTCCAGAATGATTCGATGATGACGTGTATGCCGCCTCGCGACATCCTCCTCACCATCGGCAACGAGATCATGGCGTCGGCGAATTCGTTCCGCTGCCGTTACTTCGAATACCTCGCATACTGGCCACTGATGAAGCAGTACTTCGACGAGGATCCAGAGTTCAAGTGGACACAGGCTCCGCGCCCGCGTTTGACCGATGCTTCCTACAAGCACAACTACTATGACGAGAAAATCTCGCTTGAGGATCGTTTGATCCGTACCGCGAATAAGGACTTCGTCACCACTGAAGTTGAGCCAATGTGGGACGCCGCTGACGTGCTCCGTCTGGGCAAGGACCTCTTCATCCAGCACGGTTTGACCACAAATCGTACGGCAATGGAGTGGTT encodes:
- a CDS encoding serine/threonine protein kinase, giving the protein MTKIVNSWNDFDPLKHVIVGRAENSMIPPEEPATSEKVPVDSEMRGMWGLRPLETVEKAAAQLDFLAKTLEEHGVKVDRPTPLQWNQHIKTPDFQNDSMMTCMPPRDILLTIGNEIMASANSFRCRYFEYLAYWPLMKQYFDEDPEFKWTQAPRPRLTDASYKHNYYDEKISLEDRLIRTANKDFVTTEVEPMWDAADVLRLGKDLFIQHGLTTNRTAMEWFKRYYPDLRVHAVNFPGDPYPIHIDATFVPLRPGLIINNPQRRLPEEQRKIFEANDWEIVDAAQPAHTTPPPLCYSSVWLSMNCLVLDHKTVICEASEVHQMEQMDKLGMNVIPVPFRDAYPFGGALHCATADVYREGGCEDYFPNQVEDPTLV